ACTGAATCTCCGGAACCGGCGTGAACCCGGTCGCGCCGAGACCGACGCCCATCCCGAGGATAGCGGCCTCCGCCAGCGGCGTGTCGTACACCTGCTCGGGAAACTCGTCCTGTAACTCCTGAGTCGCCCGGAACACGCCGCCGCTGACGCCCACGTCCTCGCCGTAGACGACCACGGACTCGTCGCGGGCCATCTCCTCACGGAGGGCCTGTCGAACCGCCTCCACGAGTCGGATTTCATTCGCCACGGTCGGACACCTCCTCGTCCTCGGACGTCTCGGAGTCCTCCGCCGTCTCTCTGTCCTCGCGCACGTCGCCGCGCCCGGTCACCTCTCCGCCGGCCGCGCGCTCCTCGCCGCTCATCCCTTCCTCGGCGGTCGCCACCTCGCCGTCGCCCTCCTCGCGCCGGAACGTCTCCCGCTGGCGCTGGAGTTCCGGCGGGGTCTCGGCGAACACGTGGTCGAACATCTCCGCTGGCACGACCCGGTCGCGGCCCTCCTTCGCCCGGTCTATCTCGTCGGCGAGTAACTCCTCGATTTCGTCGGTAATCCGTTCCACCCGGTCGTCGTCCAGCAGGCCCTCGTCCCGGAGGTACGCCTCGAACCTGACGATGGGGTCGCGGGCCTCCCACTCGCTCTCCTGCTCCTCGGTCCGGTAGACGCTCGGGTCGTCGCTGGTGGTGTGCATCGACCGCCGGAAGGTCAGCGCCTCCACGAACACGGGGTCGCCCTCGCGGGCAGTTTCGAGCGCGTCCCTCGCGACCGAGAGAACGCCCAGCACGTCGTTGCCGTCCACCTGCACGCCCTCGATTCCCGCCGCGACCGCTTTCTGGGCCAGCGTCTCGGTCCGCGTCTGGGTCTCGCGCGGCGTCGAGATGGCCCACTGGTTGTTCTGGCAGAAGAACACCGCGTGAGCGTCCAGCGCGCCCGCGACGTTCATCGCCTCGTACACGTCGCCCTCGCTGGTCGCGCCGTCCCCGAAGTAGGTCAGCGCCGCCTTCCGCTCTCCGGAGATTTCGTGGCCCCACCCGATGCCCGCGGCGTGGAGCGGTTGGGTCCCAACGGGAATAGCGGGCGGGAAGTTGGCGTCGGCGACCTCCGCGCCCTCCTCCATCCCCATGGCGTACCACAGCAGGCGGTGGACCGGTGCGCCCCGCGTGAGGAAGGCCGCGCTCTCGCGGAACGACGGCACCATCCACTCGTCGGGTTCCAACGCTATCGCGGACCCGACCTGCGCGGCCTCCTGCCCGGTGCCGGGCGCGTAGGTCCCGGACTCGCCCCGGCGCTGGAGCGCGACCGCCCGCTCGTCGGTCCGGCGGGAGAGGCGCATGAGTCGATACAGTTCCAGCAACTCGTCGTCGCTCACGTCGGGCAACTCCGCCTCGTCGGCGTTCCCCTCCTCGTCCAGTGCTTGCACGTACTCGACCGAAAACTCGGCCACTTGCTCCCGAACCACGCCCGGCGTACCACGCCGCATCACTTAGCTGAGGGGGCCGGGCGGGGGAACCGACTCGATCGCGTGGTCGAGCCACGACCGGTTCGGGCAGTCGGGCCGCGGCGCGGTGCGTCGCGGCGCGTCAGTCTGTGGCGACCGAAGCTTCGGGGTCCGAGTCGCCCCCGGCGGACTCCGGCCCCTTCCGCGGGCGAACCGGCGAGACGGCGACCCAGACGAGGCCCGCGGCCGCCGCCGAGGCGACGCCGGCCGCGGCGAGGAACCGAATCGGGCCGAGCGCCGCGGCCGCGTAGCCACCGACGACTTTGGTCGCTCCGGCGACCAGCGAGAGGACCATCGTCGCGCCCGAGAGAACGGTCGCGCGCCCGACGTTCTCGACGCGGTCGTTGAGATACTGGTTCCGGAGCGGCCGGAACAGACTCCGGACGCCTCGGGTCAGGAAGACGACCGGGACCACCAGTACCGGCGCGAACGCGATGGTCGCGTAGGTCGCTCCGAGGAGGGGAACGAGCAGTGCGAACGCTCCCCGGACGCCCAACCGGTCCTCGACCCACCCCGCGCTGGCGGCCGCGCCGGCCGAGACCAGTTTGAACCCGGCGTACAGCACGCCGAGCGCGGGCGCGGAGACGCCCGCGGCGGCCATCGCGGGCTGCTCGAAGGTCCGCGAGAGTTCGAACAGCGCGTACAGTAGCGCGGCGAAGGCGACGAACCACCTGATTTCGGGACGCCGGACCTGCAGGCGGAGGGCGGCGAGCGCGTCGCCGACCGTGAACGTCTCGTCTTCCACCCCGGCGTCGTCTCGGGCCGCTCGCTCGCTCTCGACCGTCGGGAGCGTCAGCAGAATGGGAATCCCGAGCGCCGAGAGGAGGGCGTTGGCGAGGAACGGGAGCGACCAATCGACGGTCACGAGCGCGCCCCCGGCGACTGCGGTGGCGGCCGACGCCAGCATCAGCGCGGTGTTGGCCCGACCGCTGACGCGGGCGAACTCGTCGGCCTCGCCGTGGGCGTCGAGGATTTCGTAGAGCCACGCCTTGCCCGTGCCAGACCGAAACGCCCACCCGACCGCCCAGACGGCGTTCAGCGCGACGTAGGCCAGCGGCGAGTCGGCGACCGCCCAGAGTCCCAACGCGACCGCCGACAGCGCGTTTCCGGCCGCGAGGCTGGCCCGGCGGCCGAGTCGGTCGCCGACGTACCCCGTCGGAATCTCGGCCGCGACCTCTGCGAACAGGAACGCCGCGCCGGTCAGGCCGATGACCTCCATACCGAACCCCTTGACCTCGGTGAGATAGAGGATGCTCACGGGCAGGTAGAACCCGTAGGCGTTCGTGACCTTGTAGGCGTAGTAGCGCCGGACGATGCCTCGTAACTCTCCCATCGTCCGGACCGACTCGCGCCGACCTAATGGCGTTTCCCCGAAGCCAGTTTTTGTATCACGACTGCCACTTTCTCCCGGTCGGTCGCACTCACTCACATTTAAACGCCGTCCCGCGCAACCCGCTCGCATGAGCGCGTTCGAGGAGCGAACCCGGCGATGTCAGGACCGACTGGGCGCGGTCGGCGCGGACGCGGCCGTGCTGTTCCCGAGTACCAATCTGTTCTACGCCTCGGGATTTCGGGAGGAACCGGCCGAGCGCCACCTGTTTCTCGTGATTCCGAGCGACGGCGACCCCGCCTTCGTCGCGCCCGAGATGTACGACGAGCAGATTCGCGACGCCTCGTGGGTCGAGGACCTGCGACTCTGGGCCGACGGCGAGGACCCCGCGGCGCTGGTCGCCGACCTCGCCGACGAGAAGGGTCTGCGCGGAGGCCGCCTGCTGGTCGACGACACGATGTGGGCGCGGTTCACGCAGGACCTCCGCGAGACGCTTCCCGACGCGACGTTCGGCCTCGCCAGCGAGGTGTTCGACGACCTCCGGGCGCGCAAGGACGAGGCCGAACTCGCGGCGCTCCGGAAGGCCGGGGACCTCGCCGACGCGGTCAGCGTCGAGATTCGGGAGTTGGGCGAGGAGGCCGTCGGGATGACCGAGACCGAACTCGCCGCGGAAATCGACCGACGACTGGTCGAACGGGGCGGCGATGAAGTCGCGTTCGGCACCATCGCGGGGTCGGGACCCAACGGCGCGAAACCCCACCACCGCCACGAGGACCGCGAGATTCGGCGGGGCGACCCGGTCGTCCTCGACTTCGGCGCGTACGTCGACGGCTACCCCGGCGACCAGACCCGGACGGTCGTGTTCGCGGGCGACCCGCCCGAGGGCTACGCGGAAGTACACGAAGTCGTCCGCGAGGCCCAACAGGCCGCAGTCGAGGCGGTCGAACCGGGCGTCCCTGCCGAGGAAATCGACCGCGCGGCCCGCGAAGTCATCGAGGACGCCGGTTACGGCGACGAATTCGTCCACCGGACGGGCCACGGCGTCGGTCTCGACGTTCACGAGGACCCCTACATCGTCGCGGGCAACGAGACCCAACTCGAACCCGGGATGGTGTTCAGCGTCGAACCCGGAGTCTACCTCCCCGGCGAGTTCGGCGTCCGCATCGAGGACCTCGTGGCCGTCACCGAGTCGGGGTGCGAGCGCCTGAACGACTCGCCCCGCACGTGGGAACCGCTCTGAGTTCGGCCGGGTTTCCACCGCTCGGGGGCGCCCGCACCGCTCAGAACGGGACGCGGCGAACGAGCGAGGGCAGGCAGTTCCGGAGTCGCACCTTCGGACTCCCGGTCCGGTCGTCGATGCGCGCCGCCTCCTCGTCGGTGAGCGAGAAGTCGAAGACGTCGGCATTCTGTTCGAGGTGCGCGCGACTGCTGGCCTTCGGAATCGCGACCACGCCGTCCTGTTGAAGTAGCCAGCGGAGCGCCACCTGCGCGGCGGTCTTATCGTACCGGTCGCCGATGCGTTCGAGGAGGTCGTCGGAGAGGACGTCGCCGCGCGCCAGCGGACTGTACGCGACGAGCGCGACGCCGTTCGTCGCACAGTACCGTTGCAGATCCGACTGGTCCTTGTAGGGGTGATAGAGGACCTGGTTTGCGACGAGCGGAACGTCGGCGACTCCCCTCGCTTCCCGGAGTTGCGACAGCGTGAAGTTGCTGACCCCGACGTTCTTCACCGCGCCGGACTCGCGCAGTTCGGTCATCGCTTCGAGCGTCTCCGCGACCGGAACGCGGGGGTGTGGCCAGTGTGCCAACAGCAGGTCGACGTACTCGACCCCGAGTCTGTCGAGACTGTCGCGTACCGAGTCCAGCACGTCGTCGTAGCGGAGGTTCGACCGCCACACCTTCGTGGTCAGGAACACCTCGTCGCGGTCCACCTCCGCGCGAGCGATGCCTTCGCCGACCGCCGCCTCGTTGTCGTACGCTTGGGCCGTATCGACGTGCCGATAGCCGAGGTCGAGCGCCGTCCGAACCGTCTCGGTACACTCGGAACCGGTGTTCTGCCACGTTCCGAGGCCTAACTTAGGAATTCGAGCGCCGCCGGTCTCGACGTACTCCATATCTCCGTGTCATGTCGGGAGACGAAAAAGACCGCGCTTCCCGGACGATTCCGAAACCCGAAACTCGGACGCGGACGTACTCCGCGCCGTGACCTATCTGAGCCACACCGTCCGGTCGCTCCGCGAGGACCCGATTCCAGGCGAAACCGTCCGACTGGTGCTGACGCTCGGCGACGACGCGGACCCGTCCGCAATCGCCGAATCGGTCGAATCGCTCGGCGGCGAGGTCGTCCGGGACCTCGAGTTCGACCGCCTGTTGGTCGAGGTCGACCAGACCGACCTCGACGCCGTCTGTTCGCTCGACGGGGTCTCGTCGGTCGAGACCGACGCGGTCTTGGGTCCGACCTGAGTCCCGCGACCGAGTACGCCCCGAGACCTTTTCACGGCCCGGAGACCGCTTGTACTAACCGACTCGACGCGCTCCGGGGCAAGCAGTTTCAAGTGACAGTCCGGTGTACGAGTGTGCGGGGAAATGGGGGACGAGGACACGAGATATCGGAGTAGAGCCGTCCACGACGAACCTCTGGGCCGAATGGGGCGGCGGCGGTTCGTGAACACGCTCGCCGGACTCGGGTTCGGCGCGCTCTCGGCGAGTCTGTTGACCGCGGACGACGTGCGGGCGGCGAGTAGCGACGAAGTGCCAATCGTCTACGGACTGACTCGGGACGGCACGAGTGAAGGCGACGGGAGTGGCGGCGGACCGTCCGGCGGGGGAGTACGGCCGCGCCGGAAGACGGTCCCGGCCGACTGGTACGACGACTTCCGGTCGGCCGTCGCGGCCCACCGGAACCTCGACGTGATTCACCACGAGTCGGTGGCGAGTTCCGCCGTCGCGCCGGGGGAGTACGGCGGCGCGAACGCCACTATCCACGTCGACATCACCGCCGAAGAGGTCCGGGGCGCGGTGCCCGAACGCGTCAGGGACACGCCGGTGGAGGTCCGACGCGTCGAGCGAACGCGCGAGCGGGAACTCGACGCCGACCCCGCGGCGCTCCGGTCGGGTGCGCCCGCGGCGGGCGAGGGAGTCCCGGGGAGCGTCGCCGTCGCGAGCGACGACCTGTACGGCACGCTCGCTCCGGCGATGCGCGACCCGAAGGACGGCGCGCTCTACTTCGCCACCGCGAACCACGTCTTCGGCGGGACCGGCAACGGCGGCGAGTCGCTCTACCTGCTCGACGACGGCCGGACCGAAATCGGGTCGGTCCGAGAGGGCTACCCGAAGTCCGACGTGGTCTGTGCCAGTCCGAAGGCGGGCTACGAACCGCTCCACCGGATTCGGGACGGCGACCCGGGCCGCGTCCTCGGCCAGTTCACGAAGGCGGGTCTCGCGGACCTGAAGGCCGCGGGCGAGAAGTTGGAGAAAATCGGCGTCAAGACCGGCCACACGAAGGGGAAGATTCAGGCCGTGGACGGCGTGACCTGCGCCTACGGCGCCATCTGCAAGCGGGGGCAACTCAAGTGGGGCGAGGAATCGGGGTTCGGCGACGGCGACAGCGGGTCGGTCAACTACCACCCGGACCCGGACGACCCCGAGGCGGGCGTCCTGGTCGGCGGGTTCAACAACGCCCGGACGTGGTGGCCCGGCGAGGATTACATCTGGGGGACCGCGGCCCACCACGTTACGAACAAGCACGGGTACACGTTCTGACGTGGGACAATCTCTGTATTCCTTTTAGCTATTTCTTACTGTGGTAACGGTGGGTAGATATTGCTTTACTGCGAGCGAAGCGAACTACACGAACGCCGCACGAATCCGCGAACGCCGCACGAATCCGCGAACGCCGCACGAATCCGCGAACGCCGCACGAATCCGCGACCCCGCCGGCTTCGCGACCCGACGCGAAACCGACTAGTCGTCCAAGAACGCCGACAGCAGTTTCTTTTCCCCCACGCGCAGGTGTTGGTGGAACGTCGGCGCGGAGACGCCCAGCGAGTCGCTGACCTCCTCGCCGGTGCTCTCGCGGGGCCACTCGAAGAACCCGGCGTAGTAGGCCGCGTCGAGCGCCGACCGCTGGCGCTCGGTCAGGTCGTCTTCGAGCGCCGATTGGAACTCCTGGACCGTCTGGTCGGGTCGCTCACGCTCTCGCTGGGCCACGACCTTTGTTCCCGGGATGGCGTCCTGAATCGACGCCACGACCGAGCGCACGTCGGCCTTCCGGGGGAGTTCCACGACGCTCCGGCCGCCGTCGGCGTCGAACTCGACGTTCCGGAGCGTGCCGCCGTGGTCGGCCAGCGCCTGCAGCGGCGACGGACCGGTGTAGACGAACTCGAAGAGGTTGCCCCGGTCGTGTTCGTTCACGAGGCGGGCCTGCTCCACGTCTGTGGCTTCCTCGGCCCGCGCCCGTACGCAGTCGGGGTCGATACCCTCGACCGTCATGAAGTAGACGAACGACCCGTCGGTTGTCATGGTCACGCCCTCCAGCGAGAAGGTGCCGCCCTCCTCGCGGGGGACGCGAGCGAAGAAGCCGTCGCCGTCGTGAATCTCCAACTCCACCTCGACCACGCTGTCCGAGAGGAGCGCCTTCTTGTTCTCGGCGGCGTTGATGGCGTGACCGATGGTCTCGCCGAGTTCCGCCAGCACCGCCTGCTCGCGCTCGTCGAAGGCGTTCGCCCGGTCGGCGTAGACGCAGAGGACGCCGTAACCCGTGTTGCGGTAGCGCAGGGGGATGGCGGCGGCCGACTGGTAGCCTCGCTTGAGCGCCTCCTCGCGCCACGGTTCGAAGTCGTCGTCGTCGGGCACGCTCTGGACGACCTTCACCTCGCCGTCGTCGAGCGCACGCTGTGACGGTCCCTCCGGCGTCTCGTCGCGCATGGAGAGGACCTCTTCGAGATAGCCCTCCTCGACTCCCGACCACGCGGTCGGCGCCGCCTCGTTGCTCCCGGCCATCGCCTCGCCGGTCCACGCGAACTGGTACTGGTCGGAGTCGGCGAGTCGCTCCGTGACCGCCTCCGCTATCTCCTCGCGGGTCGAGGCCCGGACGAGCAGTTGGTCCACGTCGCGGATGACCTCGTTGATGCGGTCGAGTTCCGCGAGTTGGCACCGC
The nucleotide sequence above comes from Halorussus limi. Encoded proteins:
- the pdhA gene encoding pyruvate dehydrogenase (acetyl-transferring) E1 component subunit alpha, whose protein sequence is MVREQVAEFSVEYVQALDEEGNADEAELPDVSDDELLELYRLMRLSRRTDERAVALQRRGESGTYAPGTGQEAAQVGSAIALEPDEWMVPSFRESAAFLTRGAPVHRLLWYAMGMEEGAEVADANFPPAIPVGTQPLHAAGIGWGHEISGERKAALTYFGDGATSEGDVYEAMNVAGALDAHAVFFCQNNQWAISTPRETQTRTETLAQKAVAAGIEGVQVDGNDVLGVLSVARDALETAREGDPVFVEALTFRRSMHTTSDDPSVYRTEEQESEWEARDPIVRFEAYLRDEGLLDDDRVERITDEIEELLADEIDRAKEGRDRVVPAEMFDHVFAETPPELQRQRETFRREEGDGEVATAEEGMSGEERAAGGEVTGRGDVREDRETAEDSETSEDEEVSDRGE
- a CDS encoding MFS transporter, with amino-acid sequence MGELRGIVRRYYAYKVTNAYGFYLPVSILYLTEVKGFGMEVIGLTGAAFLFAEVAAEIPTGYVGDRLGRRASLAAGNALSAVALGLWAVADSPLAYVALNAVWAVGWAFRSGTGKAWLYEILDAHGEADEFARVSGRANTALMLASAATAVAGGALVTVDWSLPFLANALLSALGIPILLTLPTVESERAARDDAGVEDETFTVGDALAALRLQVRRPEIRWFVAFAALLYALFELSRTFEQPAMAAAGVSAPALGVLYAGFKLVSAGAAASAGWVEDRLGVRGAFALLVPLLGATYATIAFAPVLVVPVVFLTRGVRSLFRPLRNQYLNDRVENVGRATVLSGATMVLSLVAGATKVVGGYAAAALGPIRFLAAAGVASAAAAGLVWVAVSPVRPRKGPESAGGDSDPEASVATD
- a CDS encoding M24 family metallopeptidase, whose translation is MSAFEERTRRCQDRLGAVGADAAVLFPSTNLFYASGFREEPAERHLFLVIPSDGDPAFVAPEMYDEQIRDASWVEDLRLWADGEDPAALVADLADEKGLRGGRLLVDDTMWARFTQDLRETLPDATFGLASEVFDDLRARKDEAELAALRKAGDLADAVSVEIRELGEEAVGMTETELAAEIDRRLVERGGDEVAFGTIAGSGPNGAKPHHRHEDREIRRGDPVVLDFGAYVDGYPGDQTRTVVFAGDPPEGYAEVHEVVREAQQAAVEAVEPGVPAEEIDRAAREVIEDAGYGDEFVHRTGHGVGLDVHEDPYIVAGNETQLEPGMVFSVEPGVYLPGEFGVRIEDLVAVTESGCERLNDSPRTWEPL
- a CDS encoding aldo/keto reductase — protein: MEYVETGGARIPKLGLGTWQNTGSECTETVRTALDLGYRHVDTAQAYDNEAAVGEGIARAEVDRDEVFLTTKVWRSNLRYDDVLDSVRDSLDRLGVEYVDLLLAHWPHPRVPVAETLEAMTELRESGAVKNVGVSNFTLSQLREARGVADVPLVANQVLYHPYKDQSDLQRYCATNGVALVAYSPLARGDVLSDDLLERIGDRYDKTAAQVALRWLLQQDGVVAIPKASSRAHLEQNADVFDFSLTDEEAARIDDRTGSPKVRLRNCLPSLVRRVPF